In the Phaseolus vulgaris cultivar G19833 chromosome 7, P. vulgaris v2.0, whole genome shotgun sequence genome, one interval contains:
- the LOC137829061 gene encoding uncharacterized protein yields the protein MQASLSNQKNTEASIRNLETQVGKLAKQLADNQGSQFLANTQTNPKEHCKYVTTRSGKVIGKGIGDNLVVEEEVLSERENEKEQIECEGGEGRNKEDVVDIRENIEKSEKQERSVPIKDVPYPHAPTKNAKKALKHMPTYAKFMKELLTKKRKFNDQEIVELEAGCSAIIQKSLPQKSRDPGSFTLPVTIGNLTVGKALLDLGASINLMPSSMLKKIGDVEVKPTRMTLQLADRSIKYPHGIVEDLLVKVDKFLFPIDFVVMDIEEDAEVPLILGRPFMKTAKVIIDVDKGKLKVCVLDEEVSFNVFEAKKHSNDHKKCFRVDMNVVEPSMMLIRRQAI from the exons ATGCAAGCCTCTCTATCTAATCAGAAAAATACTGAAGCATCAATAAGAAATTTAGAGACACAGGTGGGGAAGCTGGCTAAACAGTTAGCTGATAATCAAGGAAGTCAATTTTTAGCAAATACACAAACCAATCCCAAAGAGCATTGCAAGTATGTCACCACTAGAAGTGGGAAAGTTATAGGAAAAGGAATTGGAGATAATTTAGTTGTTGAGGAAGAGGTTTTAAGtgagagagaaaatgaaaaagaacagattgagtGTGAGGGAGGAGAAGGAAGGAATAAGGAAGATGTTGTAGATATTAGAGAGAACATagaaaaaagtgaaaaacaagAGAGGAGTGTTCCTATAAAAGATGTACCTTATCCACATGCTCCTACAAAGAATGCAAAGAAAG CTTTAAAGCATATGCCTACATATGCTAAATTCATGAAGGAATTAttgacaaagaaaagaaaattcaatgaccAGGAGATAGTTGAATTAGAAGCTGGATGCAGTGCTATAATTCAAAAGTCATTACCGCAGAAATCTAGAGATCCTGGGAGTTTCACTTTGCCAGTTACCATAGGAAATCTCACTGTTGGAAAGGCATTATTGGATCTTGGAGCTAGTATTAATTTGATGCCTTCATCAATGCTGAAGAAAATTGGAGATGTAGAAGTGAAACCAACAAGAATGACTTTGCAGTTGGCTGATAGATCAATCAAATATCCACATGGAATAGTTGAAGATCTATTGGTAAAGGTAGATAAATTTCTATTCCCAATAGATTTTGTTGTAATGGATATTGAAGAAGATGCTGAAGTACCTTTGATATTGGGAAGACCATTCATGAAAACTGCCAAAGTTATAATTGATGTAGACAAAGGAAAATTGAAGGTTTGTGTTCTAGATGAAGAAGTAagctttaatgtttttgaagcaAAGAAGCATTCAAATGATCATAAAAAGTGTTTTAGAGTGGATATGAATGTTGTTGAACCTTCAATGATGTTAATCAGGCGTCAAGCTatatga